The sequence below is a genomic window from bacterium 336/3.
TATGCTCGCCAAGAAGACTTTTTAAATGCTCTCAGAACTATTAATGAGATAGTTCCACAAATAGAGTCTTTTTCTCAACGAGAAATAGTAGTGATAGATTTACCAGCAATTCTTAATAACAAAGCATATTTTACACTTAAAATAGGTAAACCTGAAAATGCTTTGGAAGTTGTACAAGACCTTATTCAAAAAAAACCTGACTATGCTCTTGCATATCATACTCAAGCAGAAATTTTTGATGAAATGAAACGTTATAGAGAGGCTGTTATTAGTATAGATAAAGCAATTTCTTTAGAAGAAAGTGCTGATAAAATTGACTATAAAAATCAGCTTTTAGCTAAAATAGGAGGGTAGAAAAAAAAGTAAAAAAACCTTTGATACTATTAGAAAAAAATGCAACTTGTTCACAGTTAAAACATATTCTAATCTTTAAAATTACAAAAATTATGGGATTTTTTAGTAAACTTTTATCTACAGCAGGTGTTTCTGTAAGCAAACCAATTATCAACAACGAACAAGAAGCATTTTTGACAATTGTAGTAGCAGCAGGTTCTGCAGATGGAGATATTGAAGGTGAAGAGTGGGATACAATCTATGACACCCTTTTCCAGAAAAAAATGTTCGGTTCTGTGGACATTTGGTCTTTGATAGAAGAGTGTAAAACTAATATTAAAGGTTATGAAAGTTTATCTACTGCTGTAAATGAGTGTGCTCCTATGATTAAAGCAGAGAACAGAGATATGCTTTTTGCTGTGTGTACTGACTTAGTTTTGATTGATGGCTACCTAACTGCTAATGAAGAAGCTATTATCGAACACTTAAAAAATTCTTTAGGCGTTTCTGACGATTTAGCAATGAAAACCGTAGAGGTAATGCTTGTTCGTAACAAAGGAAATGTTTAATTCTATATTTCTTTCAAGAAAAACCCTAAATTCGTTTAGGGTTTTTTTTATGTTTATTAAATTCTTTTTAATATTGTTGCTGTAAAAACCTAAACCTGCTTTTTATGTTTGTGCTAACTTCCCAAAATTCTATTGCCAACGAATGGATAGCTTCTATGCGTAATGTGCAAACACAACAAAATAGAGCTAATTTTAGAAAAAATATGGTTAGAGTTGGAGAAGTGTTGGCTTATGAAATTTCAAAAAGCTTAACTTATCATCACAAAACCATTCAAACGCCTTTAGCAACAACAGAAGTACAGCTTCCTGATGATAAAATTGTTTTAGCAACAATTTTAAGAGCAGGTTTGCCATTTTATCAAGGTTTTTTAAATGTATTTGAAAATGCAGAAAGTGCCTTTTTAGGTGCTTATAGAGGTGAACACCAAGCCGATGATAGTTTTGAAATACAATTACACTACTCTGTAACGCCAGATTTGACAGGTAAAACACTCATTATTATAGACCCTATGCTTGCCACAGGCAAATCTCTATTGATTGCCCTTAAAAAATTACTTAAAAATGGTGAACCCAAGCAAATCCATGTGGCAAGTATCATAGCCAGCCAAGCTGGTAGTGACCATTTATCACAAGGCATTATGGATTTTTATTTTGGAGATTATGAATTTTGGTTCGGAGCCTTAGATCCCGAACTCAACCATAAATCGTATATTGTACCAGGGCTTGGCGATGCAGGCGATTTGGCTTTTGGTGTGAAATTGTAGGTTTCAGGATAAGAGATAAGAAAAAGGAGAAAGAACAGAAAGCCTTGTTACTTATTTTTATTTATAGAGAATAAAAAACGAATGTAAATTGTTAAAAGTAAGGATTTTGTAAAAAAATCTTTACTTTTTTTATTTTTTTGAAATCCAATTAGAAGCTTCATTTCGTATATGTATTTGTTGAACGTTTAACACACAAACTATTTTTAATCTTAAAACTCAAAACACAACAAAATCCATGAGAAAATCTTTCATGATTCTCGCTTTTGCACTTTTAAGTGCTACGACTACATTTGCTCAAAATAAAGTAAAAACAGTTCAAGTAGGAGGGGCAGCTATGTACCCAAATAAGAATATCATTGAAAATGCAATGAATTCTAAAGATCATACTACACTTGTGGCTGCTGTAAAAGCTGCCGAACTTGTAGAAACACTACAAGGAGTAGGGCCTTTTACTGTATTTGCACCTACCAATGCAGCCTTCGATAAACTGCCCAAAGGAACAGTCGAAACACTTTTAAAACCAGAAAACAAAAGTTTACTTACAACTGTGCTTACATATCACGTAATAGCAGGTAAATACAATGCTGTGGATATAGCTGCAGCCATTAAAAAAGGAAATGGAACAGCAACTTTTACAACTGTACAAGGTGGTTCTCTGAAAGCTATGATGATGGGTAAAAAATTGGTATTGATGGATGAAAAAGGAGGAAAGTCTACAGTAACCATCGCAGATGTAAATCAAAGTAATGGAGTTATTCATGTAGTAGATACAGTAGTAATGCCTAAATAAAGTAACTTTTTCACAAAGGAAAATGCACAAGTAGCTTATTTTATAGGCTACTTGTCTTCTTCTACTTTGCCCTCATTTAGTTTATTTAGCATAATACCAAATGGACTATAAAAATCTTCTGTCCATGCTCCATTCCTAAAGATAAAAGATAGAAAAGCTCCATAAGTTTGAGGTTTCCTGATAACCAAATTATCACCTTCTTTAGGCATGTATTCAAAATCGAAGCAGTTTCTATCGTTCAAATTTAAAAGTATCCATTCCGATGTGAGTCCTTGACCAATATCGTTGGAAGGAGGTTCATATATTCCTTCCATCATGCTTTCAAAAGTTTCTACAAACTCCCTAAGATACCAACGATAAGAGTTTTCTTCATTTTGAGGAGATTTCTTATATCTTCTTGAGTTTTTATTATGGATAATGGGCTTTTCTTTCTCTTGACAACTACATAAAACAAAACCTTTTTCAAAATCACACATAAAGACAGTACATTTTTAGCTATTTTAAACGAACAAATGGTTTGGTTATCAATCCTTTATTTGTATGAATTTGAATAAAATATACACCTTCAGATAAATTCTGGCAATCTATTTTAGCTTCTTGAAGCCCTTTTATGATTTTATTATCAAGTTTTTTATGAACTAAATCAAATACCTGAATATCATAAATTTGCAGATTATAATTTAAAGTAGATAGTGTGATAAAATCTTGATGGCTTGGATTAGGATAAATACTAATTTGCTTGTGCAAATCCTTATTCAAGTTACTTACTAAGCCATACTTATTAATACGCATCACAACCACAGTATCACTGGGGTTATAATTGTTATCTCCTTTTTGATAAGCTTTTATATCAGATTCACCAGCTAAATTATCTGAAATTAATAAAGTGTTACTATTGGTTATTTTGGCAACATTTTCGTTGGTAGAAAAGAACTCAACTGTAAGACCTGAACTCGCAGTAGCAGAAATAGTATAAGTATTATCTGAATTGGGAATAGCTAAAAATGTACTAATATCTACAAATTGAGTGGCTTTGAGAACTTTCAGCGTTATGTTTAAAGTTCCATTTAGTACACCATCTGTAGCTCCCAATACAAAATTAAAATTACCTGTAACAGAAGGTATTCCTGTTAAATCTCCTGTGCTTGTCAGAGTTAATCCAGCAGGTAATGAGCCAGATACAATAGAAAATGTGTAAGGGGCTGTTCCTCCTGTTGCTGTAAATAATTGGTTATAGGCTAAATCAACGATTGCATCTGGAACTACATTTGGACTAATTGTTAAGGTGGGTAATGGCGTTGAAAACACGGTATAAGTTTTTGTACCTGTTCCTTGTGGATTTATTGTTGTATAATTAGGTGAAGGAATTGAACTAAATGTTGTTGGTTCTTCTAACCAAGAGGATGTACCATCAAATCTCCTTATTTTACTTGTTGAAGCTGTTGAACCTGAATTATCAAAACGAATATTTACATTGTTTGTACCACTATTTACTATCCAAGACCCCAAAGCTATATCTGTTGGCGTTGGATTAGGCATAAAGTTGATGCTAGGAGTAAATCTTATACTTACATTAGCATTGTTTCCATTCAACAAAGTAACAGGTGTATACTGAGCACTACCTATTGGAAATAAAGAGGCAGAAGCAGATACTGGTCTTGTGAAAACACCAGTCATATTGGTTTCTATCCATCCATTAGTAACAGATAAATTGATTTCAGCTCCTGTATAGGTCAAACTTGATGTACCTAATATGAGTTTGCCATTTGACAATGAAAGCCCATTGCTAACAGTACTATTATTATTCAAATTGACATGGGCTATATTATCGATGACCAAATTGTAAAAAGGTACTACTCCTGTAATAGTTTGGTTGTTACTCCCGTTAAAATTAACGGTGCTGGTGTTGGTATTAATGGTTCTATTGCTGGTAAAATTTCCACGAACATTGATAGTACTTGCTCCAAAATCTACATTTGAGTTATTTGTAAAGTTTCCCAAAACTGTTAGTGTATTTCCTAATGTATTCAATGTATTTCCAGCACCTCCATCAGCTAAGAAGTTTCCATTTACAGTTGTTGTTCCAACCAAAGTTCTTGTAAAACTACTTGTAGTCAAATGAAAATAATCTGTCGCTTTTACTGCTTCGCAACCTGCACAAGGAGTTTGTGTGCTTCGATACTCAACAGTATTATTGTTTGCAGTGGCAGTTAGTTTTCCTATACTCATCACAGGTTGTTTGTTAAGTATAAAAGACAAAAAACTATTGTCAGCATTTATCCACTCGCTATTAGCATTTTTTCCATTCAAATCACAACCTATTATTACATTTGCAATATTGTTGTTGGTAACTATAATATTGTTATTAATTTCTACAACTGCATTATTCCCTCCACTAAACCGAATATTTTTATTTCCTGTTAAAATCAAATTCTGGTCAATAAAAATATTTGTATTTGCACTTGTTCCAAATGTGAGAGGTGTTACAGGTGCAAAATTTGAAGTATGATTAATAGTTTGAATACTTAAACCTGAAAACTGTAAAGTTCCATTACCTGTTAAATTAAATAAAGCATTATCTATCACATCTATATCTCCATTAAATATATAATTTTGACCTCCAGCCTTTGTGATTTGCCCATTTCCTCGTACTGTAAGTTTACCTTGAAATGTTGTTGATCCTCCATTTACATCATCATCTACTAAACCTTCTATAAATGTTTGTCCATTTACAACCAAATTACCACTGCCAAATCGTAATACTCCAGTGCTACCAATTGATAATGCTTGAGATACAGTCAAAGTATTGCTTGCACTACTAATTTTTAAACGACTAGTGCCTGTATGGTCAATATTCATATCTGAAACAGTTATATTCTGATTGATAATTTGTTCGACTGTTTGGCCTGAACAATCCCATGTAAAATTTCCAAAAGTTTGATTGAAGCCTCCTGTAATAGTAGTGGATGTTATACCTTCTATGACACATTGAGATGTTGGATTCCATGTAGCTGTTGGAATAATACCCCCATTTTTTGCATGAATATATATTCCGTTTGCTCCAAATGTTAAACTGTTAGGTATGGCAGTACCAGTTGAAGAGGCATTTCTGAGTATGCCATTAATAGTTGTAGAAATAGGGTTTGTTAAATTAAGTGTCCCAGCATCAATATTAATTGTTGAACCTGAAGATGTAATGAGGGATGCAATGGCATTTGTATTTCCATTTTGAAGAGTAAGTGTACCTCCTGTCAAGACTTCTATAGAATTATTTGTACCTATGTTATTTGCTGAAGGAACAGTAACAGGGTGTCCTATAAAAACTGTTATATTACCAGCATTGTTTGGATTACAACCACAATCAGGACCTGTGGCTCCAACTGTTGACCAATTGCCATTAGTATCCCAAACAGCATTACCCATAGAATAATAATTGGAGGCTGTGCCACCAACCACAACACCTCCTGAAAATTCAGAAGTATTGCCATTTGCGTCTGTTGCCAATAAAACTAATCTACTAGATCCAACTGTAAGTCCTGTAACACCTGAAAGAGTTTGATTAACATCTGTTAAGGCATTGACACTCGTATAAGTAAGAGTACCTAAGTATCTTTGCCCTTGTAAATTTGTGCTTGCATCAGCTTCATATATATCAATTTGTAAAGGATATACACTATTTGCTGTTGCAGAAGGTACTTTGTAAGTAATTTGTAAATCAGTTCCTGAAAGGGTAGCAGAAGTGATTTCTGGAAAATTTTGGAGATTATTCGCTCCAGCATCAAGATCTTCTGAGCCAGGTGTTGCATCATTGGCTGTAACGCCTGCTGTTCCCAAATCAATGCCTAAAGCAGTGTTGTTGTAAATAATATTAAATCTTAAATTGTTGTTACGAGCTGTGGTATTTGGAATTTCTATCCCTCTTAAAGAGTTTGCAATAATATTTTCATCACCAATTACTCCACCTACAATATTTGCTACAGCTGAAGAATTTTCAATGGTAATGCCTCTACCTGTATTGGTTAAAGGAGTAATACCATCACTTTTTACACCTATTTTATTTTTTTTGATTGTATAAGATTGTGAACCCAATAGTCGTATCCCATGAGAACCTCCCAATATTACATTGCCTGTGATGCTATTTCCAACACCACTTGAAGAAAAAGTACCAACGCCTATTGTTGTTGGTGCTGCTGTTTCATCAGCTCTTACACCTATAAAATTATATTGTATTGTATTATTTGCTGCTCCAAAAATAAAAGCTACATTTTCAGAGCTACCTCCAACAATAATATTACGTCCTTGTATTTGATTTACAGAACTACCTATTTCACAATTGTTAGCTCCATTCAAACCCAAAGCCTCTTGAGAAAAATTTGAAAAAGCAATACCTGTCCTATCTGTACCAATATAGTTGTTATATACTTTTGTAAAATTTCCACCAAATATATAAATACCACGTCTAAACCCACCAGCTATCACGTTTCTATCTTGTGGGGAGAATCCGCCTAAAATATTTGCTGTAACTAAAGAACCAGCATCAGCATTAATAAGAACTCCTAAATTTTCAAAACCTGACCTTATTTTTTTTGTTGTACCATTTGGAGCAAAACCTATAAAATTTCCACTTATAATATTATTATTTCCTGATGGCATTTTGATAGTTCCATAGTCCTCCATTGTATTGGCAGGAATGTTATTAATGGCTAAACCAGTTATTAAACAATTGTTTGTTGATATTCGTATTCCATTTGTTGCAGTACCTGTTCCAAGATTTATGCCGTCTATTTCAATAAGAATATTGGCATTGTTTCCAACAGCTAAGGAGTTTGGTATAGAACCACTTTGTGAGTAGCCATCTACAATAGCTGGTTGTGTAATGACAAAAGCAGCATTTGTTCCTCCTATAATAACATCCATCTTATCACCATCAGCAGGGGCTATTACAAATGGAGGAGCACCTGTTATAGAGAAATCTATATAATCTTTATCTGTATCTGAGTTGGCATCTAAAAGAGCTTGTTTTAAAGAACCTACTCCTGAAGCGGCAGCAGTGGTTACACGTAAAGCCCACAGAGGGTCACTTACATCTACTGCTCCAGAAGAGCCCAATGTACCATTATTTGTAGCACCATTTGTGCCAGAGTTTAATACTGTTTGTCCTGTACCTTCTTCAAAACGCCAAAAGCCCAAAGCTCCGTTATTTGTGTCTTGTATCATATCATTTGCAATATCACCTACTAAACGAACACTATTAAATACTCTAATTTCGTCTAATTGACCTTTGAAATAGTTAAGATTAGTTTGAAGAGATCCAAAAGTAAGAGGTACATTGCCTACTGGAACAACTACATCAGTAGCACTCCCTGAAGCATTTAAGTTTCCATCAATAAAGATTTGCATACTATTACCTGCTCGTGTAACTGCTACATGATGCCAAGCTCCATCATTCACAAGAGTAGCACTTGCTATAGAAAAATCCTCAGGTGTTGGATTTCCATCTCCTATTCCTGCTACGATTCTACCAGCACCCAACGAAACCCCATAATCATTAGGTCCACCATTGTCTTCAGCATCAACTAGACCAAATCCGTTTTGCCAAAATGTAGTAGTTCCACCTGTTTGGGTAGTTTTAATCCAAAATTCAATCGTAAAATTATTTAGATTAATGGCTGGGCTTTTTACTTGGTCATCCACGCCATCAAAATACATACCTCTATTGCCTGGAGGTTGTTGAGCAAAAACATAAAAAGATAATAAGAAAAGAGATAAGTTTAGTAATAACTTCTTCATAGAGTTCTTAATATTTATTGTAACTGTTGATTTTTAACCAAAAATATAAA
It includes:
- a CDS encoding uracil phosphoribosyltransferase, whose product is MFVLTSQNSIANEWIASMRNVQTQQNRANFRKNMVRVGEVLAYEISKSLTYHHKTIQTPLATTEVQLPDDKIVLATILRAGLPFYQGFLNVFENAESAFLGAYRGEHQADDSFEIQLHYSVTPDLTGKTLIIIDPMLATGKSLLIALKKLLKNGEPKQIHVASIIASQAGSDHLSQGIMDFYFGDYEFWFGALDPELNHKSYIVPGLGDAGDLAFGVKL